The following are encoded together in the Lathyrus oleraceus cultivar Zhongwan6 chromosome 3, CAAS_Psat_ZW6_1.0, whole genome shotgun sequence genome:
- the LOC127132471 gene encoding uncharacterized protein LOC127132471 isoform X2: MRILGPKAQFLTQGKLGSTYEHPTSVFTFKNKESVYATTQGTLTVGARLGTICERSRDSMRNSTALVRYALVYFSTRIVVPLMVKKMWFGSMRFTWLMTNDGELYVLDDEDRRRFFFNFFPPFRTLHPGTVNLCWSLL, from the exons ATGAGGATACTTGGGCCAAAGGCCCAATTCCTAACCCAAGGAAAATTGGGTTCCACATATGAACACCCAACATCGGTCTTCACGTTCAAAAACAAGGAAAGCGTTTATGCTACTACGCAAGGGACACTCACCGTCGGTGCCAGACTTGGTACAATATGCGAGCGATCAAGAGACTCCATGAGAAATTCGACTGCGCTTGTGCGTTACGCTTTAGTCTACTTTTCGACTCGTATCGTTGTTCCGTTGATGGTGAAGAAGATGTGGTTCGGATCCATGCGCTTTACGTGGTTGATGACGAACGACGGAGAGCTTTACGTTCTTGATGATGAAGATCGTCGACGCTTCTTCTTCAATTTCTTCCCACCGTTTCGTACTCTTCACCCAGGAACC GTTAATCTTTGTTGGAGTTTGCTTTGA
- the LOC127132471 gene encoding uncharacterized protein LOC127132471 isoform X1, with the protein MRILGPKAQFLTQGKLGSTYEHPTSVFTFKNKESVYATTQGTLTVGARLGTICERSRDSMRNSTALVRYALVYFSTRIVVPLMVKKMWFGSMRFTWLMTNDGELYVLDDEDRRRFFFNFFPPFRTLHPGTVLCRLVEVSSNERLLQV; encoded by the exons ATGAGGATACTTGGGCCAAAGGCCCAATTCCTAACCCAAGGAAAATTGGGTTCCACATATGAACACCCAACATCGGTCTTCACGTTCAAAAACAAGGAAAGCGTTTATGCTACTACGCAAGGGACACTCACCGTCGGTGCCAGACTTGGTACAATATGCGAGCGATCAAGAGACTCCATGAGAAATTCGACTGCGCTTGTGCGTTACGCTTTAGTCTACTTTTCGACTCGTATCGTTGTTCCGTTGATGGTGAAGAAGATGTGGTTCGGATCCATGCGCTTTACGTGGTTGATGACGAACGACGGAGAGCTTTACGTTCTTGATGATGAAGATCGTCGACGCTTCTTCTTCAATTTCTTCCCACCGTTTCGTACTCTTCACCCAGGAACC GTTCTTTGCAGGTTGGTGGAAGTTAGTTCTAATGAGAGGTTGTTGCAAGTTTGA